Proteins found in one Quercus robur chromosome 2, dhQueRobu3.1, whole genome shotgun sequence genomic segment:
- the LOC126712406 gene encoding uncharacterized protein LOC126712406 — translation MPSEDSKLAKKEEEEVEDDDDDKPIFHGLKKKLSNANGARGSAKSKPKLKKEESEDEDDDEDDKPIAKRNSISKPDKEPKKKKRTKEVEKKSKEVENAPEKKKREKKVYDFPGQKRDPPEERDPLRIFYETLYKHSPNSEMAQFWMMESGLLSKEEAKKVYEKKQKKSLQQKLSSPAKVVATLQQSTKSVSVKRKLPSSPASSNKKKTTDSKVASKQSKKQKIEDGSSEDESDDDFVLANKKKKLSSQVSSNKKKTTVSKALLKQSKQKKVVDGSSDDE, via the exons ATGCCGTCGGAGGATTCGAAGCTCgcgaagaaggaagaagaagaggtcgAGGACGACGACGATGACAAGCCGATATTCCATGGCCTCAAGAAGAAACTCTCAAATGCAAATGGCGCTCGTGGTTCAGCCAAATCTAAACCCAAACTgaaaaaggaagagagtgaAGACGAAGACGATGACGAAGACGACAAGCCTATCGCCAAACGGAACTCTATTTCTAAGCCCGACAAG GAaccgaagaagaagaagagaacaaaGGAGGTGGAGAAGAAGAGCAAGGAGGTAGAAAATGCAccagagaaaaagaagagggagAAGAAAGTTTATGATTTTCCTGGTCAGAAGCGAGACCCTCCTGAGGAG AGAGACCCACTGAGGATTTTTTATGAGACACTCTATAAGCACAGCCCGAACAGTGAAATGGCGCAGTTCTG GATGATGGAATCTGGTTTGCTTTCCAAAGAAGAGGCAAAGAAAGTTTAtgagaagaagcagaagaagagtCTTCAGCAAAAGCTCAGTTCTCCAGCCAAAGTTGTAGCTACTTTACAGCAGAGTACTAAGTCTGTTAGTGTTAAGAGAAAATTACCATCCTCTCCAGCTTCTTCgaacaaaaagaagacaacagACTCAAAAGTTGCATCAAAGCAGTCTAAGAAACAGAAGATTGAAGATGGAAGCTCTGAGGATGAATCTGATGATGACTTTGTTTTGGctaacaagaagaaaaaactatCCTCCCAAGTttcttctaataaaaagaagacGACCGTCTCCAAAGCTTTATTGAAGCAGTCTAAGCAAAAAAAGGTTGTTGATGGAAGTTCTGATGATGAATAG